Proteins from one Loktanella sp. M215 genomic window:
- a CDS encoding NAD-dependent epimerase/dehydratase family protein, whose protein sequence is MKVALTGATGRVGHAIAAHLVAQGHQVTTLGRSALPGMAHVTWDLSQPPPDLTGQDALVHAAFAHVAGKYRGGEGDDPATFRALNLDGTLRLFQQARDVDVGRILFLSSRAVFDGYPAGTALPDGLPARADSLYGQLKAEAEAWLAAQTGLATASLRATGVYGPGAPGQPHKWADLFAGYAKGRTPPPRVGSEVHAGDLAAAVDLLLSAPAAALAPATFNVSDILLDQHDLLAAYADLTGITHPLPPRADPSQVSVMACDRLRALGWQPRGLAGLRPAIADLIA, encoded by the coding sequence ATGAAGGTCGCGCTGACCGGGGCAACGGGGCGCGTGGGTCATGCCATCGCGGCACATCTGGTGGCGCAGGGTCATCAGGTCACGACACTGGGCCGCAGCGCCTTGCCGGGCATGGCGCATGTGACGTGGGACCTGTCGCAGCCGCCGCCGGACCTGACCGGTCAGGACGCACTGGTCCATGCGGCCTTCGCCCACGTCGCGGGCAAGTATCGCGGTGGAGAGGGTGACGATCCCGCGACCTTTCGCGCCCTGAATCTGGACGGCACCCTACGGCTTTTCCAGCAGGCCCGCGACGTGGACGTGGGCCGCATCCTCTTCCTGTCCTCCCGCGCGGTCTTTGACGGTTATCCCGCAGGGACGGCTTTGCCCGATGGCCTGCCCGCCCGCGCCGACAGCCTCTATGGCCAGCTCAAGGCGGAGGCGGAGGCGTGGCTCGCGGCACAGACCGGCCTCGCCACCGCCAGCCTGCGCGCCACCGGCGTCTACGGCCCCGGCGCCCCCGGCCAGCCGCACAAGTGGGCGGACCTCTTCGCGGGCTACGCCAAAGGCCGGACCCCGCCCCCGCGCGTCGGGTCGGAGGTGCATGCAGGCGACCTTGCCGCCGCCGTCGACCTCTTGCTGTCAGCCCCCGCTGCGGCACTGGCGCCCGCGACCTTCAATGTCTCTGACATCCTGCTGGATCAACACGATCTGCTGGCGGCCTACGCAGACCTGACCGGCATCACGCACCCCCTGCCCCCACGCGCCGACCCGTCACAGGTCAGCGTCATGGCCTGCGACCGGCTGCGCGCTTTGGGCTGGCAACCGCGCGGCTTGGCGGGTCTGAGACCCGCGATCGCCGACCTGATCGCCTAG